Proteins co-encoded in one Christiangramia fulva genomic window:
- a CDS encoding NAD(P)H-dependent glycerol-3-phosphate dehydrogenase, which produces MDKKPSFGVIGGGSWATAIVKMLCENLNKVNWYMRSVYALEHIKKQEHNPNYLSSVEFDVSQLNLSNDINKIIEVSDYLIFAIPSAFLKRELDLVKVPLKDKVIFSAIKGIVPETSLIVGEHFNEYFEVPMENIGVLTGPCHAEEVALERLSYLTVACLDEEKAQVMADNLASDYITCKISDDVIGTEYAAMLKNIYAIAAGIAHGLGYGDNFQSVLMSNAIREMKKFIKKVHKMKRNINDSAYLGDLLVTGYSIFSRNRMFGNMIGKGYTVKSAQMEMSMIAEGYYATESAYKINKLKKAKTPIINAVYAILYEGKNPKKVFNKLVDKLD; this is translated from the coding sequence ATGGATAAAAAACCCAGTTTTGGTGTTATAGGAGGTGGGAGTTGGGCCACAGCGATTGTTAAAATGCTTTGTGAAAATTTAAACAAAGTGAATTGGTATATGCGCAGTGTCTATGCGCTGGAACATATCAAAAAACAGGAACACAACCCCAATTATCTTAGCTCTGTCGAGTTTGATGTGAGTCAGCTTAATTTGAGCAACGATATCAACAAAATAATAGAAGTTTCAGATTATCTCATTTTTGCCATTCCTTCAGCATTTCTAAAAAGGGAACTCGACCTGGTAAAAGTTCCTTTAAAAGACAAGGTGATCTTTTCTGCCATTAAAGGCATAGTTCCGGAAACCAGCCTCATTGTTGGAGAACATTTCAACGAATATTTTGAGGTTCCCATGGAAAACATCGGCGTTCTCACTGGTCCCTGCCATGCTGAAGAAGTCGCCCTGGAAAGGCTTTCCTACCTCACCGTGGCCTGCCTCGATGAAGAGAAGGCTCAGGTCATGGCCGATAATCTTGCCAGCGATTATATTACCTGCAAGATCAGCGATGATGTGATTGGCACCGAATATGCCGCCATGCTGAAGAATATTTATGCCATCGCCGCAGGAATTGCACATGGTCTTGGTTATGGAGATAATTTCCAAAGCGTGTTGATGAGCAATGCGATAAGGGAGATGAAAAAATTTATCAAGAAGGTACATAAAATGAAAAGGAATATAAACGATTCCGCTTACCTGGGAGATCTTCTGGTTACGGGCTATTCTATTTTTAGCCGAAATCGCATGTTTGGGAATATGATCGGTAAAGGTTATACCGTTAAAAGCGCGCAGATGGAAATGAGCATGATCGCTGAGGGATATTACGCCACCGAAAGCGCTTATAAGATCAACAAACTTAAAAAGGCAAAAACACCTATTATAAATGCGGTTTATGCCATTCTTTATGAAGGAAAAAATCCGAAAAAAGTCTTTAATAAACTGGTAGATAAACTGGATTAA